In Sphingobacteriales bacterium, a single genomic region encodes these proteins:
- a CDS encoding DEAD/DEAH box helicase gives MPDQTLYYIREYISEHASPKILSRGEYIFHAGKWNIEKLDIEHEKVWFRVESTEGVGAYRVKISDILTEKIYAECNCPYDYGDVCKHSVAALMALEKVLLKIQEEEKRIITDIQPLADTPANNTASDSSHTTFKRNKISNLINFANTSSQIVNKAQSLLRNQQVKLLKAQDNEIIVEILDDIAYQVRFRNIANNMIESHCTCKDLSYKLCKHKVAALLELRMQNGEFAFDLISDHTERKRELLAEYGFDLNDDFNDKFQFQFEEGKLTPKILDPSLKKISTSKDWQHVSNLLQKSNLAEAEWLWFNKETTAKDNEYQIGYAFVFERNVLAFRCLAIVGKLNTTGRRFIGTLQEISEAPPDHIPVLNETELSINRLLKLLNYSHLSSLATQVLGKKVSYLESLNEQEMLGMQNYILVHLQQLFELLQDCTVGSLPNMSSSWINTHFKPLSVSTFPLSVHFQVSRSSPFIEVLPVLSADNTILYAAEQKSHLIFQSDDTLYLPQNIETAEIIRYFQKQQIIKIREDQFGEMCSDLLQPLMEKFEISFDDSFVIKEISTDSFNQLYIRENNDSLILQPVVRYGDAEFRLFDQQRRLNLDDEDGTLLITARNTEAELELRQFYQNLHPSFEEQNFGVFYISFHEALRNGWLFQMFELLHQRNIEILGYQSLKKFRYNTNSPRVNATASSGIDWFDIRVDISFGEQNITLKQVQKAIANRQNYVVLDDGTFGLLPEEWIRQNENLLKLGEIKGNHIKLSKFHFSLIDEMYISIDSEELMQELENKKRKLLQFDKIEPRPLPAGVQATLRDYQMQAFNWLGFLEEFGWGGCIADDMGLGKTLQALTLLQEQARKQPDIPNLVVLPTTLVFNWENEIRKFCPSLTYFIHTGAQRLKTTEHFSKYNIIITTYGIVVNDIEKLAEFPFNYVILDESQAVKNPNAKRCKAVQLLKAKNRLAMTGTPIENNTFDLYSQINFVNPGLLGPVQFFKEEFATPIDRDGDEQKVEQLRRLIKPFMLRRTKEQVASELPPKTETILFCEMEAAQKRVYEQFRQKYRDIILDKIDTDGMSKSSFTILEGLLKLRQICDSPYLLNNEEQEYGKESIKVDELMTLLLENVGNHKALVFSQFLDMLALVRHRLEENGIGYEYMDGSTQQREKVVQRFKQDEECRVFLASLKAGGVGLNLTEADYVFLLDPWWNPAVEMQAIDRTHRIGQTKNVFAYKFICKDSIEEKILQLQERKKHLAAELITSENGFVKNLTREDIEELFS, from the coding sequence ATGCCAGACCAGACCCTTTATTACATTCGTGAATATATCAGTGAACATGCCTCCCCAAAAATCCTCAGTCGCGGCGAATATATTTTTCATGCAGGAAAATGGAATATTGAAAAATTGGATATAGAACACGAAAAAGTGTGGTTTAGAGTAGAAAGCACCGAAGGAGTAGGCGCATATCGCGTAAAAATATCAGATATTCTTACCGAAAAAATATATGCCGAATGTAATTGTCCTTATGATTACGGCGATGTTTGCAAGCACAGTGTAGCTGCGTTGATGGCATTAGAAAAAGTACTATTGAAAATTCAGGAAGAAGAAAAAAGAATAATTACCGACATACAGCCGCTTGCAGATACTCCTGCCAACAACACTGCTTCCGACTCCTCCCATACCACTTTTAAAAGAAACAAAATATCCAACCTGATTAATTTTGCCAATACCTCTTCACAAATTGTAAATAAAGCGCAGTCGCTTTTGCGCAATCAACAGGTAAAACTACTCAAGGCACAGGATAATGAAATCATAGTAGAAATATTAGACGATATTGCATACCAAGTGCGCTTTCGCAATATCGCGAATAATATGATAGAGAGCCACTGCACTTGTAAAGATTTGAGCTACAAGCTATGCAAACACAAAGTGGCAGCCTTGTTGGAGTTGCGTATGCAAAACGGAGAATTTGCCTTTGACCTTATATCCGACCACACCGAGCGCAAGCGCGAACTCCTCGCCGAATATGGCTTTGATTTGAACGATGACTTCAATGATAAATTTCAGTTTCAATTTGAGGAAGGAAAACTCACACCGAAAATATTAGACCCCTCACTTAAAAAAATAAGCACCTCGAAAGACTGGCAACATGTATCCAATCTGTTACAAAAAAGCAACCTCGCCGAAGCCGAGTGGCTTTGGTTCAATAAAGAAACGACTGCCAAAGACAATGAATACCAAATTGGGTACGCTTTTGTATTTGAGCGAAATGTTTTGGCTTTTCGCTGTTTGGCGATAGTGGGCAAACTCAACACCACCGGAAGACGGTTCATCGGTACGCTGCAAGAAATTTCCGAAGCTCCGCCCGACCATATTCCCGTACTCAACGAAACAGAACTCAGCATCAACCGCTTGCTGAAATTGCTCAACTACTCGCACCTGAGTAGTTTAGCAACGCAGGTGCTGGGCAAAAAAGTGAGCTATTTGGAGTCTTTGAATGAGCAGGAAATGTTGGGCATGCAAAATTATATATTAGTGCATCTGCAACAATTATTTGAGTTGTTGCAAGATTGCACAGTAGGCAGTTTGCCGAATATGAGCAGCTCGTGGATAAATACTCATTTCAAGCCCTTGTCTGTTTCTACTTTTCCTCTGTCGGTACATTTTCAGGTGAGCCGCTCATCGCCTTTTATTGAAGTGCTGCCGGTGCTGAGTGCCGATAATACAATATTGTACGCAGCAGAACAGAAATCGCATTTGATATTTCAGTCGGACGATACGCTCTATTTGCCGCAAAACATAGAAACCGCCGAAATTATTCGCTATTTTCAAAAACAACAGATCATCAAAATCCGCGAAGACCAATTTGGCGAAATGTGCAGTGATTTGTTGCAGCCTTTGATGGAAAAATTTGAAATTTCTTTTGATGATTCTTTTGTCATAAAAGAAATCAGCACCGACTCTTTCAATCAACTCTACATTCGCGAAAACAACGACTCGCTTATTTTGCAGCCGGTGGTGCGCTATGGCGATGCCGAATTTCGCCTCTTTGACCAGCAACGCCGCTTGAATTTAGATGATGAAGACGGCACCCTCCTCATCACTGCCCGCAATACCGAAGCAGAACTTGAACTCAGACAATTTTATCAAAATTTGCACCCCTCTTTTGAAGAACAGAACTTTGGTGTGTTTTATATCAGTTTTCACGAGGCTTTGCGCAACGGCTGGTTGTTTCAGATGTTTGAACTGCTGCACCAAAGAAACATAGAAATTTTGGGGTATCAGTCGCTGAAAAAATTCCGTTACAACACCAACAGCCCGCGCGTCAATGCCACCGCTTCTTCGGGTATCGATTGGTTTGATATTCGTGTGGACATCAGCTTCGGCGAGCAGAACATCACCCTCAAGCAAGTGCAAAAAGCCATTGCCAACCGCCAGAATTATGTGGTGTTAGACGATGGCACTTTCGGTTTGCTGCCCGAAGAGTGGATACGCCAAAACGAAAACCTCCTCAAACTCGGCGAAATTAAAGGCAATCACATCAAATTATCCAAATTCCATTTTTCGCTCATTGATGAAATGTACATCAGTATTGACAGCGAAGAATTGATGCAGGAATTAGAAAATAAAAAAAGAAAGTTGTTGCAATTTGATAAAATTGAACCGCGACCGCTGCCGGCGGGTGTGCAAGCCACCTTGCGCGATTATCAGATGCAAGCGTTCAACTGGTTGGGATTTTTGGAGGAATTTGGCTGGGGCGGCTGCATTGCCGATGATATGGGACTCGGAAAAACCCTCCAAGCCCTCACTTTGTTGCAGGAGCAAGCCCGCAAGCAACCCGATATCCCCAATTTGGTAGTGCTGCCTACAACACTGGTATTCAACTGGGAAAATGAAATCCGAAAATTTTGCCCTTCGCTCACTTATTTTATCCATACCGGCGCACAACGCCTCAAAACCACCGAACATTTTTCAAAATACAATATTATTATCACCACCTACGGCATTGTGGTCAATGATATAGAAAAACTTGCGGAATTTCCTTTTAATTATGTGATTTTGGACGAGTCGCAAGCCGTCAAAAATCCCAACGCCAAACGCTGCAAAGCTGTGCAGCTCCTCAAAGCAAAAAACCGTTTGGCAATGACAGGAACACCCATTGAAAACAACACTTTTGATTTATATTCTCAGATTAATTTTGTCAACCCCGGCTTGTTGGGTCCGGTTCAGTTTTTTAAAGAAGAATTTGCCACCCCAATCGACCGCGATGGCGACGAGCAAAAAGTAGAGCAACTGCGCCGCCTGATAAAACCTTTTATGCTGCGCCGCACCAAAGAGCAGGTAGCCTCCGAGTTGCCGCCGAAAACCGAAACCATTTTGTTTTGCGAAATGGAAGCCGCCCAAAAGCGCGTATATGAGCAGTTTCGTCAAAAATACCGCGATATTATTTTGGATAAAATAGATACAGACGGTATGTCGAAGTCGAGTTTTACGATTTTGGAGGGTTTGCTGAAATTGCGTCAGATTTGCGACTCGCCCTATTTGCTCAATAATGAAGAGCAGGAGTACGGCAAAGAATCCATCAAAGTAGATGAACTGATGACGCTTTTGCTCGAAAATGTGGGCAACCATAAGGCTTTGGTGTTTTCGCAGTTTTTGGATATGTTGGCATTGGTGCGCCACCGCTTGGAAGAAAACGGCATCGGCTACGAATATATGGACGGCAGCACACAACAACGCGAAAAAGTGGTGCAGCGGTTTAAGCAAGATGAAGAGTGTCGCGTATTTTTGGCAAGCCTCAAAGCGGGCGGCGTAGGGCTGAACCTCACCGAAGCCGATTATGTGTTTTTATTGGACCCTTGGTGGAATCCGGCGGTGGAAATGCAAGCCATTGACCGCACCCACCGCATCGGACAAACCAAAAATGTATTTGCCTATAAATTTATCTGTAAAGACAGCATTGAAGAAAAAATACTCCAACTACAAGAACGCAAAAAACATTTGGCTGCCGAACTCATCACCTCCGAAAACGGCTTCGTGAAAAACCTCACCCGCGAAGATATTGAGGAGTTGTTTAGTTAA
- a CDS encoding class I SAM-dependent methyltransferase, whose translation MIDSGNFEKLERFGDYIIARPEPQALWSKSLPEAEWQQRAHARFVRHAAKDTTAEKGTWTRHAAMPEQWWIRYQHHQLSFKMRLGLTAFKHVGIFPEQCDNWNFIYDTASQMKQPAVLNLFAYTGAATLAARAAGAQVWHLDSVRQVVHWAGSNAEANGWNDIHRITEDALKFVRREAKRGKIYQGIVLDPPAYGRGTDGEKWEFEKNIDELLFYCAQLLAKRPCFLVMNFYSMGLSALVVDNLMAQHFPFARHRELGEIYFEDSYAKKLPLGTYLRFKYI comes from the coding sequence TTGATTGACAGCGGCAACTTTGAAAAATTAGAGCGTTTCGGCGATTATATCATCGCCCGCCCCGAGCCGCAAGCCTTGTGGAGCAAATCTTTGCCCGAAGCCGAGTGGCAACAGCGCGCCCACGCCCGTTTTGTGCGCCACGCCGCCAAAGATACCACTGCCGAAAAAGGAACTTGGACTCGCCACGCCGCTATGCCCGAACAATGGTGGATTCGCTACCAGCACCATCAATTATCGTTCAAGATGCGGCTGGGGCTTACGGCATTTAAGCATGTGGGTATTTTTCCTGAACAGTGCGACAACTGGAATTTTATTTATGATACCGCTTCACAAATGAAACAACCCGCCGTTCTCAATTTGTTTGCCTACACCGGAGCCGCTACTTTGGCGGCGCGGGCGGCGGGAGCGCAGGTATGGCATTTGGATTCGGTGCGGCAGGTGGTGCATTGGGCGGGCAGCAATGCCGAAGCCAACGGCTGGAACGATATTCACCGCATCACCGAAGATGCCCTCAAATTCGTGCGCCGCGAAGCCAAACGCGGCAAAATCTATCAGGGAATTGTATTAGACCCGCCCGCCTACGGTAGAGGCACTGACGGCGAAAAATGGGAGTTTGAAAAAAACATAGACGAACTGCTCTTCTACTGCGCCCAACTGCTCGCCAAACGCCCTTGCTTTTTGGTGATGAATTTCTATTCAATGGGCTTGTCGGCATTGGTGGTGGATAATTTGATGGCACAACATTTTCCTTTCGCCCGCCACCGCGAACTCGGCGAAATTTATTTTGAAGACAGCTACGCAAAAAAGCTGCCTTTGGGTACTTATTTGCGCTTTAAGTATATATAA